One Pirellulales bacterium genomic region harbors:
- a CDS encoding DUF2309 domain-containing protein — protein sequence MTHVAASEERARAHSKFHDRLNAVRHALDHASHLLPSQGPISVFVHHNTLHAFEDRHFDEAVAHGTVTYGGEAYLPESRYRAELARGRILPQDLAAVLLEDLDDDGDRLIGMLGTRFQLRLAMLQHPLQQGTESEMRWYMAASKALWHFMADVRPEQRLRAVGKTRHWAMRDLRNGYTRQDPRLQELVGGLFQQFRADDIQLWNETRWEAFTLHLLWRICRQGVESVPRNTRHEKRFVRQRDLLWQVAGQDIDSLVNKILRRFCAAFLDQGLATWLLPHRDEGFFQAFTALYQDSRPVREWMRDLPAELQRLARAGTTPMESIAESLDLLGVDLADMDEYIQATLLALPGWAGMLWQMETNAEWTVHPAPAGTLVGYLAVRLILERLALAYAAQNALGYRGPLRSLETILRAKVQPLPQLGIDRRAFMLFQLAQVRGWSAEELWRLSRNEWTQLVREVDDFSSIERRRIYHLAYERRYRNRALDALIAHSTRLTPPLEQPRFQIVTCIDDREESFRRHLEEVEPACETYSAAGFYGVAMYYRGLADAHDLPLCPVIIKPKHFVREEVAYSFEQSNRRRAETRRVLGHASHRFHLGSRGFLGGVLTAIIGSFASFPLVARVLLPRLTAQISRTFGRFVQPPPITRLVIERSAEPPSPEPGHCGYSVAEMAEIVERILRDIGLTSRLARLIIITGHGSSSLNNPHESAYNCGACSGGRGGPNARAFAEMANDPRVRALMARNGLLVPPEVYFIGAFHNTCDDNLQYHDLDRLPNSHRDDFDHARQVIDEARRRNAHERCRRFESADLTLTPEAALRHVEARSEDLSQARPEYNHASNALCFVGRRDWSRGLFVDRRVFLTSYDPAQDDEQTTILLRILHAAIPVCAGISLEYYFSCVDTRAYGCGSKLPHNITSLLGVMEGAASDLRTGLSQQMIEIHEPVRILFVIETSPEAMLSIMSRHPTIDRLVRGEWVQLALIHPESGSVLIYHHGQFEPYSVESTELPQVQHSIDWYRGWRDHLGFASIEPTPLATRPTEAQS from the coding sequence GTGACCCATGTTGCCGCCTCTGAGGAGCGTGCTCGCGCGCACAGCAAGTTCCACGACCGCCTCAACGCGGTTCGCCACGCTCTCGATCACGCGAGCCATCTGCTGCCCTCGCAAGGCCCGATTTCTGTTTTCGTCCATCACAACACCTTGCACGCTTTTGAAGATCGCCACTTTGATGAAGCGGTCGCGCACGGTACCGTCACTTACGGTGGCGAGGCCTACTTGCCCGAGAGCCGCTACCGCGCGGAGCTGGCTCGGGGCCGCATCCTGCCACAAGATCTTGCCGCCGTGCTGCTGGAAGACCTCGACGACGATGGCGATCGTCTCATCGGCATGCTTGGCACACGCTTTCAACTCCGACTGGCGATGCTGCAGCATCCGCTGCAACAAGGCACAGAATCGGAAATGCGCTGGTATATGGCTGCGTCGAAAGCGCTGTGGCACTTCATGGCCGATGTCCGCCCCGAACAACGCTTGCGTGCCGTAGGCAAGACGCGTCACTGGGCCATGCGCGACCTGCGCAACGGTTACACGAGGCAAGACCCACGTTTGCAGGAACTCGTCGGCGGATTGTTTCAGCAATTCCGTGCCGACGACATCCAGCTATGGAATGAAACGCGTTGGGAGGCCTTCACCCTGCACTTGCTGTGGCGCATCTGTCGTCAGGGAGTCGAGAGCGTGCCGCGCAACACGCGTCACGAGAAGCGATTCGTCCGCCAACGCGATCTGCTGTGGCAAGTCGCCGGCCAAGACATCGACAGCCTGGTCAATAAAATCCTCAGACGTTTCTGCGCCGCGTTTCTCGATCAGGGCCTTGCCACCTGGCTGCTGCCCCATCGCGACGAAGGATTCTTCCAAGCGTTCACCGCGCTCTACCAGGACAGTCGACCGGTCCGCGAATGGATGCGAGACCTGCCTGCCGAGTTGCAGCGACTCGCGCGCGCCGGCACGACCCCGATGGAGTCGATCGCCGAATCGCTCGATTTGCTTGGCGTCGACCTGGCGGATATGGACGAGTACATCCAGGCCACGTTGCTCGCGCTGCCCGGCTGGGCCGGCATGCTCTGGCAGATGGAGACGAACGCCGAATGGACGGTCCATCCCGCGCCGGCCGGCACACTCGTGGGCTACCTGGCCGTGCGTCTGATACTCGAGCGACTGGCCTTGGCCTACGCCGCGCAGAACGCCCTCGGGTACCGCGGTCCCTTGCGATCGCTCGAGACGATCCTGCGAGCCAAGGTGCAACCCCTGCCGCAGTTGGGCATCGATCGCCGCGCGTTCATGCTGTTTCAATTGGCGCAGGTGCGTGGCTGGAGTGCCGAGGAACTATGGCGCTTGTCGCGCAATGAGTGGACGCAACTGGTGCGCGAAGTCGACGACTTCTCGAGCATCGAACGACGCCGTATCTACCATCTGGCGTACGAGCGTCGCTATCGCAATCGCGCGCTCGACGCACTGATTGCCCATTCCACGCGCTTGACGCCCCCCCTCGAACAGCCGCGTTTTCAAATCGTCACCTGCATCGACGACCGTGAAGAATCTTTCCGCCGTCATCTGGAAGAGGTCGAACCGGCCTGCGAAACCTATTCGGCGGCCGGTTTCTATGGCGTCGCCATGTACTACCGCGGTCTGGCCGACGCGCACGATTTGCCCCTCTGCCCGGTCATCATCAAGCCCAAGCACTTCGTCCGCGAAGAAGTTGCCTATTCGTTCGAGCAGTCGAATCGTCGCCGCGCCGAAACGCGTCGCGTGCTGGGGCACGCCTCGCATCGCTTTCACCTGGGCAGCCGCGGTTTTCTCGGCGGTGTGCTCACGGCGATCATCGGCTCCTTTGCTTCGTTCCCGCTTGTGGCCCGCGTCTTGTTGCCGCGCCTCACGGCCCAGATTTCCCGGACCTTTGGTCGTTTCGTACAACCGCCCCCCATCACGCGGCTGGTCATCGAACGCTCGGCCGAGCCACCCAGCCCCGAACCGGGCCACTGCGGCTACAGTGTCGCCGAGATGGCGGAAATCGTCGAACGCATCCTGCGCGACATCGGGCTGACGTCGCGCCTGGCTCGGCTGATCATCATCACGGGGCACGGCTCATCGAGTCTCAACAACCCGCACGAATCGGCCTACAACTGCGGCGCCTGCAGCGGCGGTCGCGGCGGACCGAATGCACGCGCCTTCGCCGAAATGGCTAACGATCCACGCGTGCGGGCCTTGATGGCGCGGAACGGATTGTTGGTTCCGCCCGAAGTGTATTTCATCGGCGCGTTTCACAACACGTGCGACGACAACCTCCAGTACCACGATCTCGATCGACTGCCGAACTCCCACCGCGACGACTTCGATCACGCCCGGCAGGTTATCGACGAGGCGCGTCGCCGCAACGCCCACGAACGCTGCCGCCGCTTCGAGTCGGCAGATCTGACGCTGACACCCGAGGCCGCCTTGCGCCACGTCGAGGCCCGCTCCGAAGATCTGTCGCAAGCCCGCCCGGAATACAATCACGCCAGCAACGCCCTGTGCTTCGTCGGGCGGCGCGATTGGAGTCGCGGGCTCTTTGTCGACCGGCGCGTGTTTCTCACCTCCTACGATCCCGCTCAGGACGATGAGCAAACCACGATTCTGCTCCGCATCTTGCACGCGGCGATTCCGGTCTGTGCCGGAATCAGTCTTGAATACTACTTCTCCTGCGTCGACACGCGGGCGTATGGCTGCGGATCGAAGCTTCCCCATAACATCACGTCCCTCTTGGGCGTGATGGAAGGGGCCGCGAGCGACCTGCGAACGGGCCTGTCACAGCAGATGATCGAGATTCACGAACCCGTGCGGATCTTGTTCGTCATCGAAACGAGTCCCGAAGCCATGCTCTCGATCATGTCGCGGCATCCGACCATCGATCGCCTGGTGCGCGGAGAATGGGTTCAGCTCGCCTTGATCCACCCCGAATCTGGCTCGGTTCTCATCTATCACCACGGCCAGTTCGAGCCCTATTCCGTCGAATCGACCGAACTGCCCCAGGTGCAGCACTCGATCGACTGGTACCGCGGTTGGCGCGACCACTTGGGTTTCGCGTCGATCGAACCCACGCCCTTGGCCACTCGTCCGACAGAGGCCCAGTCATGA
- a CDS encoding oxidoreductase, translated as MIELHLPWLELTLVSLVIGSVWVNRLREPNKAMRLALIFSGFALLCTVGAWQDFGILEQFEAHDLGDFVADFAGNDIIVIDEFSAPLLPLAALLYFLTILSTSLTKLERFSFSRALAGEAILLTTLSCQHPWAVIALLAAGTLLPGWELIQRGRPIRVYALHMGVYIALLVAGQWLVDRNAIEDPTWIAGVSLLMAAVLLRSGVVPVHIWITDLFENASFGTAILTVTPMVGAYAAMRLVLPIAPQWALQSIAILSLVTAIYAAGMSLVQREARRFFCYMFLSNASLVLVGLEIATPIGLTGALCVWLSVGLSLLGFGLTLRCLEARTGRLSLQEFHGLYEHTPMLAVFFLLTGLASIGFPGTIGFIGAELLVDGAVQAYPLIGGAVVIVAALNGLAVLQVYFRIFTGTRHVTSINLRSQLPEKIAVLSLSLLIIGGGLYPQPGVKSRYHAAEELIGMRGEVLEEWHDDTEEEIVDDEHDAHSALPSRHEAIPVASVTAND; from the coding sequence ATGATCGAGTTGCATCTTCCCTGGCTCGAGCTGACGCTCGTCTCGCTCGTGATCGGCTCGGTCTGGGTCAACCGCCTGCGCGAACCGAACAAAGCGATGCGCCTGGCCCTCATCTTCTCGGGCTTCGCGCTGCTGTGTACGGTCGGCGCCTGGCAGGACTTCGGCATCCTCGAGCAATTCGAGGCGCACGACCTGGGGGACTTCGTGGCCGACTTTGCCGGCAACGACATCATCGTCATCGACGAGTTCAGCGCGCCGCTGCTGCCGCTCGCGGCGTTGCTTTACTTTCTGACGATCCTCTCCACGTCCCTGACCAAGCTGGAGCGATTTTCCTTCTCGCGCGCCCTGGCCGGCGAAGCGATCCTGCTGACGACCTTGAGCTGCCAGCATCCCTGGGCCGTCATCGCCCTGCTGGCGGCCGGCACGCTTCTACCCGGCTGGGAATTGATTCAGCGCGGCCGGCCGATTCGCGTCTACGCATTGCACATGGGAGTGTACATCGCACTGCTCGTGGCGGGGCAGTGGCTCGTCGATCGAAACGCTATCGAAGATCCCACTTGGATTGCCGGCGTATCGCTTCTGATGGCCGCCGTGTTGTTGCGGAGCGGTGTCGTGCCGGTCCACATCTGGATCACCGACCTCTTCGAGAACGCCAGCTTCGGCACGGCGATTCTCACCGTCACGCCGATGGTGGGCGCCTACGCGGCCATGCGTCTCGTGCTGCCCATCGCTCCACAGTGGGCCCTGCAAAGCATCGCCATTCTGTCGCTCGTCACGGCGATCTACGCGGCTGGCATGTCGCTCGTGCAGCGCGAAGCGCGCCGCTTTTTCTGCTACATGTTCCTGAGCAATGCCTCGCTCGTGCTGGTCGGCCTCGAAATCGCCACGCCGATCGGCCTGACGGGCGCCCTGTGCGTCTGGCTCTCGGTCGGGCTCTCGCTGCTGGGGTTCGGGCTCACCTTGCGCTGCCTCGAGGCACGCACGGGTCGTCTTTCGCTCCAAGAATTTCACGGGCTGTACGAACATACGCCCATGCTGGCGGTCTTCTTCTTGCTCACGGGGCTGGCCAGCATTGGCTTCCCGGGCACGATCGGCTTCATCGGCGCCGAGTTGCTCGTCGATGGCGCCGTGCAGGCCTATCCCTTGATCGGCGGCGCCGTGGTGATCGTGGCGGCACTCAATGGCCTGGCCGTGCTGCAGGTCTACTTCCGCATCTTCACGGGCACGCGGCACGTCACCTCGATCAATCTGCGCAGCCAGTTGCCGGAAAAGATCGCGGTCCTCTCCCTCTCGCTGCTGATCATCGGGGGGGGACTCTATCCGCAGCCCGGCGTAAAATCGCGTTACCACGCGGCCGAGGAGTTGATCGGCATGCGGGGCGAGGTGCTCGAGGAGTGGCACGACGACACCGAGGAAGAAATCGTCGACGACGAGCACGACGCCCACTCGGCCCTGCCATCCCGGCACGAAGCCATCCCCGTGGCAAGCGTCACGGCCAACGATTAG
- a CDS encoding SulP family inorganic anion transporter — MVDQSMTVPRGDAQGFGKYFRQDFLSGFLVFLIALPLCLGISLASGFPPLAGIFAAIIGSILTTFISNSEMTIKGPAAGLIVIAIGCIEEFGGDGMTGGFTAADMSAYKMTLAVGVAAAVLQILFGIFRAGVLGEFFPVSAVHGMLAAIGIIIISKQVPVALGVEAKGDPLDLLGRIPEFIMEANPAIALIGGISLIVMFVWPLIRGRLGFLKVVPSPLIVLAVVVPMGWGFDLLHDHSYFLQGHKYQLGEQYLVRMPSRMFGMFDEIAFPDFSALKLPVAWKWVMMFFIVGSLESLLSAKAIDLIDPWRRKTSMDRDMAAVGVANLAAAMVGGLPIISEIVRSRANIDNGARTRFADMWHGVFLLACVALIPTVLHMIPLAALAAMLIYTGSRLAHPSEFMHVYHIGREQLVIFVTTIIAVLATDLLIGIAVGIAMKMFIHILNGVPIGSLFKPYLDVTDVDESTCMISAHHSAVFSNWIPFRREIEHIGFVKRKNLIVDLSETKFVDHSVMDKLITMQRDFEQEGLSLEITGLETHRGLSDHEAAARKRGVARVRRVTVTTDAKLERWLEDEFVQRGATGYTVIPCSGAGRRLIAGGEPPVNSQMRIEVICTNEVCERILAFLRKEVQPEHHVTACAEVVEVVRLGQFLSDSNGYTNGSLSQNGSSNGHAKTAEVIQQC; from the coding sequence ATGGTCGATCAAAGCATGACGGTTCCTCGCGGTGATGCGCAGGGCTTCGGGAAATACTTTCGCCAAGACTTTCTCTCTGGCTTTCTGGTGTTTCTCATCGCCCTGCCCCTCTGTCTCGGAATTTCGCTCGCTAGTGGATTTCCACCGTTGGCCGGCATCTTTGCGGCGATCATCGGATCGATCCTGACCACTTTCATCAGCAATTCGGAAATGACGATCAAAGGTCCCGCCGCGGGCTTGATCGTGATCGCGATCGGTTGCATCGAAGAGTTCGGCGGCGATGGCATGACCGGCGGCTTTACGGCGGCCGACATGTCGGCCTACAAGATGACGCTAGCCGTCGGCGTAGCGGCGGCGGTGTTGCAGATTCTGTTCGGCATCTTCCGCGCCGGCGTTCTCGGCGAGTTCTTTCCCGTCTCGGCCGTACACGGCATGTTGGCGGCGATCGGCATCATCATCATCAGCAAGCAGGTGCCGGTGGCGTTGGGGGTCGAGGCAAAGGGCGATCCGCTCGATCTGCTTGGCCGTATTCCCGAGTTCATCATGGAGGCGAATCCGGCGATCGCATTGATCGGCGGCATCAGCTTGATCGTCATGTTCGTCTGGCCGCTGATTCGCGGTCGCTTGGGCTTCTTGAAGGTGGTTCCCTCGCCGCTGATCGTGCTGGCCGTGGTCGTGCCGATGGGCTGGGGCTTCGACCTGCTGCACGACCACTCTTATTTTCTGCAGGGCCACAAATATCAACTCGGCGAGCAGTACCTGGTGCGGATGCCCAGCCGCATGTTCGGCATGTTCGACGAGATCGCCTTTCCCGACTTCTCGGCGCTGAAGCTGCCGGTGGCCTGGAAGTGGGTGATGATGTTCTTCATCGTGGGTAGCCTCGAATCGCTACTCAGCGCCAAGGCCATCGATCTGATCGACCCCTGGCGCCGCAAGACGAGCATGGACCGTGATATGGCCGCCGTAGGCGTGGCCAACCTGGCCGCCGCGATGGTCGGGGGGCTACCGATAATCTCCGAGATTGTCCGCAGCCGCGCGAATATTGACAACGGCGCCCGAACGCGATTCGCCGACATGTGGCACGGCGTGTTCCTGTTGGCGTGCGTCGCGTTGATTCCGACCGTGCTGCACATGATTCCGCTGGCGGCCCTGGCGGCGATGCTGATCTACACCGGCTCGCGTCTGGCGCATCCGTCCGAGTTCATGCATGTCTATCACATCGGGCGGGAACAACTGGTCATCTTCGTGACGACGATCATTGCCGTGCTGGCGACCGACCTGCTGATCGGCATCGCCGTCGGCATCGCGATGAAGATGTTCATTCACATTCTGAATGGCGTTCCGATCGGCTCCTTGTTCAAGCCCTACCTCGACGTGACCGACGTGGACGAGAGCACCTGCATGATCTCGGCCCATCACTCGGCGGTATTCAGCAACTGGATTCCCTTCCGTCGCGAGATCGAGCACATCGGCTTCGTAAAGCGCAAGAATCTGATTGTCGATCTCTCCGAGACGAAGTTCGTCGATCATAGCGTGATGGACAAGCTCATCACCATGCAGCGCGACTTCGAACAGGAGGGGCTATCGCTCGAAATCACCGGCCTCGAGACGCACCGTGGATTGTCGGATCACGAGGCCGCCGCGCGCAAGCGGGGCGTGGCCCGCGTGCGGCGCGTTACCGTGACGACCGATGCCAAGCTCGAGCGCTGGCTCGAGGACGAGTTCGTCCAACGCGGGGCAACCGGCTATACGGTCATTCCCTGCTCGGGCGCCGGTCGCCGGCTCATCGCCGGTGGCGAGCCGCCGGTGAACTCCCAGATGCGGATCGAAGTGATCTGCACCAACGAGGTTTGCGAGCGGATTCTCGCCTTCCTTCGCAAGGAGGTTCAGCCCGAGCACCACGTAACGGCCTGCGCCGAAGTGGTCGAGGTCGTGCGGTTGGGGCAGTTCCTCAGCGATTCCAACGGCTACACAAACGGCTCCCTCAGCCAAAACGGCAGTAGCAATGGCCACGCCAAGACGGCTGAAGTGATCCAGCAATGTTAG
- a CDS encoding oxidoreductase: MNHETLYTAIGYVVVLCPAALFALLGGTAMAGRPLTERITSRSTELAVVTGLLASTLMLVLMLWWDTRYVPVDLGNLVVIPEQHFHFHLKFVFDRLSVPFLILSYALVGTVGAFANRYLHREQGYHRFFLFYAMFLLGMVVASLAGTIETLFLGWELVGLSSALLVAYFHERPSPVLNGQRIWSVYRVADAAFLIAAVAMHHVTGEGDFSALMGMGAWPEGQAALNSNQALVIGLLLLIAAAGKSGLIPFSGWLPRAMEGPTPSSAVFYGALSVHLGALLLLRAAPLLDQSYLLSAAVVVLGLASALFGTLIGRVQSDVKSALAFASLTQVGIITAEIGFGFRYIALIHIIGHACLRTLQLLRAPNLLRDYRSIENAIGAHLPQSQLSWTGRLSPALRLRLYRLSFERGYFDALLDAYIVRPFVHVFRWCDAAERRWTDLLSGAQSRESDLVPATAAWEEESK, encoded by the coding sequence ATGAACCACGAAACGCTCTACACCGCGATTGGCTACGTGGTCGTGCTGTGCCCCGCGGCCTTATTCGCCCTGTTGGGCGGAACGGCGATGGCCGGACGCCCGCTGACGGAACGCATCACCTCGCGCTCGACCGAGTTGGCCGTCGTCACGGGGCTTCTCGCCTCGACCTTGATGCTCGTGCTGATGCTCTGGTGGGACACGCGTTACGTGCCGGTCGATCTCGGCAATCTCGTCGTCATTCCCGAGCAGCATTTTCACTTCCACCTCAAATTCGTCTTCGACCGGCTGTCAGTTCCCTTCCTGATTCTCTCGTACGCACTGGTGGGAACCGTCGGCGCCTTTGCAAACCGTTACTTGCATCGCGAGCAGGGATACCATCGCTTCTTTTTGTTTTATGCGATGTTCCTGCTGGGCATGGTGGTCGCTTCGCTGGCCGGTACGATCGAAACCTTGTTCCTCGGCTGGGAGCTCGTCGGCCTTTCATCTGCCTTGCTGGTGGCCTACTTCCACGAGCGTCCCTCGCCGGTGCTCAACGGTCAGCGCATCTGGTCGGTCTACCGCGTGGCGGACGCCGCCTTCCTGATCGCCGCCGTCGCCATGCACCACGTCACCGGCGAAGGCGACTTCAGCGCCTTGATGGGCATGGGCGCCTGGCCCGAAGGCCAGGCCGCACTGAATTCCAACCAGGCCCTCGTCATCGGCCTGCTGCTGCTCATCGCGGCGGCGGGCAAGTCGGGCTTGATTCCCTTCTCCGGCTGGTTGCCGCGTGCCATGGAAGGCCCGACTCCCTCGAGCGCCGTGTTCTACGGCGCCCTCTCCGTACACTTGGGGGCGCTGTTGTTGCTGCGGGCCGCGCCGCTGCTCGATCAATCGTACCTGTTGAGCGCCGCGGTCGTCGTGCTGGGGCTGGCCTCGGCGTTGTTCGGCACGTTGATCGGCCGCGTGCAGTCCGATGTCAAGAGCGCACTGGCCTTCGCGTCGCTGACGCAAGTGGGCATTATCACGGCCGAGATCGGCTTCGGCTTCCGCTATATCGCCCTGATTCACATCATCGGGCATGCCTGCCTGCGAACGTTGCAATTGCTACGGGCCCCGAACCTGCTGCGAGATTACCGTAGCATTGAAAATGCCATCGGCGCTCACCTGCCGCAGAGCCAGCTTTCGTGGACGGGACGTTTGTCCCCCGCACTGCGGCTGCGGCTCTATCGGCTATCGTTCGAACGAGGCTACTTCGATGCCTTGCTCGACGCTTATATCGTGCGCCCCTTCGTGCATGTCTTTCGTTGGTGCGACGCCGCGGAACGTCGCTGGACCGATCTACTCTCCGGAGCACAGTCGCGCGAGTCGGATCTCGTGCCTGCCACCGCGGCCTGGGAAGAGGAATCCAAATGA
- a CDS encoding SGNH/GDSL hydrolase family protein yields MSETVGDLVVLALIALAPVVLFVASCAAVRYYRRSQGGRRRWAWLAGQLFITLFLLSLILAGAELYYRFFYDETDVLDMSKASKRWHARHYQFNNLGFRDNVDYANRPQPGRWRVTVLGDSFTAAAGVPQVEDRFVNRLRAMHPTDWEIHSFGENGANTGREWYLLQTALIKGYRTNFVLVAYCPNDISDLMPGWDQVGLRIKQRYDELPFLARHSYFLNTFLSRRIAATDPDAASYYPQIAKAYDSDLWRTHKERLQGLQQYCLQRGMGFAIVLFPFLHDLEDPAFARIQDQLRTELAFAPVLDLRPLFLQQPSEHWVVNAHDAHPNEAAHAVAAQAIEQFLRELWLPASGMAPTP; encoded by the coding sequence CTTGTTGTCTTGGCCTTGATCGCGCTGGCGCCGGTCGTGCTCTTCGTGGCGTCGTGCGCGGCCGTGCGCTACTACCGGCGCAGCCAGGGAGGGCGCCGTCGGTGGGCGTGGCTGGCGGGACAGCTTTTCATCACCTTGTTTTTGCTCTCGCTGATCTTGGCCGGCGCCGAGCTGTATTACCGGTTTTTCTACGACGAAACCGACGTGCTCGACATGTCGAAGGCGTCGAAGCGCTGGCACGCGCGGCACTATCAGTTCAACAACCTCGGCTTCCGCGACAACGTCGACTATGCCAACCGCCCGCAGCCGGGGCGCTGGCGCGTCACCGTGCTGGGCGATTCGTTCACCGCCGCTGCGGGAGTGCCGCAGGTAGAAGATCGCTTTGTCAATCGTCTGCGCGCGATGCACCCCACCGACTGGGAGATTCATAGCTTCGGTGAAAACGGCGCCAACACGGGACGCGAGTGGTATCTGCTGCAAACGGCGCTCATCAAAGGCTATCGCACGAACTTCGTGCTCGTCGCGTATTGTCCCAACGATATCAGCGACTTGATGCCGGGCTGGGACCAAGTTGGTCTGCGGATCAAGCAGCGATACGACGAGCTCCCCTTCCTGGCCCGGCACAGTTACTTCCTCAACACGTTCCTTTCGCGGCGTATCGCGGCCACGGACCCCGACGCGGCCAGTTACTATCCGCAGATCGCCAAGGCATACGACAGCGATTTATGGCGCACTCACAAAGAGCGTCTGCAAGGGCTGCAGCAGTATTGCCTGCAGCGCGGCATGGGATTCGCCATCGTGCTGTTTCCGTTTCTGCACGATCTCGAGGACCCGGCGTTCGCGCGCATTCAGGACCAACTGCGCACAGAATTGGCCTTCGCCCCGGTGCTCGATCTGAGGCCGCTATTCCTGCAACAGCCAAGCGAGCATTGGGTGGTGAACGCCCACGACGCTCACCCGAACGAGGCGGCCCACGCCGTGGCTGCCCAGGCGATCGAGCAATTCTTGCGCGAACTTTGGCTGCCAGCGAGCGGCATGGCGCCGACACCTTGA